CAAACAAGACGAATCGAACGACGTACTCGCTCGATTCGAGTAGAAGATTTTGTGCGGGAAATTTCTCCATCTTTTTCTCTtggaatttctttcgaattcgaaaagaatGAGAGGGTACACAGAGGAGAGAATAAAGGATCTGAAAAGCTGGATAGGAATCGTGGCGATGTTCGGGGTGCTTTGCGCGAATGGAATCGTGTCTGCACAGCCTGTGTACGAAaggtagaaatatatttcttttcttctatttcgtttatttatttaggaaGAAATCTATCAGTTTCTATCAGATCTatctattgatttttaatttttaaggagattattttttaaaaaattaatcttattgcATTTAACTATGTATGTAGAATTACGCGTGAAAGTGAAAACACGATGAGCATCTACGACACgttgttaaatttttcgaagatgGGAGAGATCGGTGCAGCGGAAGAATTGAATCGAGAGATATCAGAAACGAGTAAAGAGTGagttattttttcaacaattattttttcaataaatattctatcccAATTTCtactcgaattaaaaaaagtatattcctTTCgctatcttttaattaacattcatCATAGTAAGCCAACGcgcaattttgattaaaaaaaaaaatctcgcctTCGACGAGATAAAGAAAcgttcgcgaaaaaaaaaaagattggcctattcaagtttattatttactttttttttttaaataaatttttttatcgtgtatGCAGACGATACAAACGATTATCGGACCAAAGGCGAGCAGAACTAGAGACCTTGATGGCGCTTTCGAAAATGACGGGGAAATTGGTGAACGCGATCAGGGAAGGGCGTGAATCGCAGTCAAGCAAGACgtgagtaaaaataaaaaagtagaaaaagataaaaagattatctttatcttccgatatctttctaatcttttttgatctttacttttgattttattttacagaaaCGGACGCAAAAAATCTTCGATCGCGAAAAGATCGatcttcgatataaatatgaagaatCTGCAAAAACTCTTCAGATTATCGGGCAAATTGGGATACAAAGGAAACGCTGCGTATCCAGTTATCAGGTAAATTAAactacataataattatcatttaattataatttttttcactcgttgatcgttaaatattataaaattcaaacgtAAAGGAAGAAGCGAAACCGAGAATatagaaaacttttaatttggaaa
This DNA window, taken from Apis mellifera strain DH4 linkage group LG12, Amel_HAv3.1, whole genome shotgun sequence, encodes the following:
- the LOC102654936 gene encoding uncharacterized protein LOC102654936; the protein is MRGYTEERIKDLKSWIGIVAMFGVLCANGIVSAQPVYERITRESENTMSIYDTLLNFSKMGEIGAAEELNREISETSKERYKRLSDQRRAELETLMALSKMTGKLVNAIREGRESQSSKTNGRKKSSIAKRSIFDINMKNLQKLFRLSGKLGYKGNAAYPVIS